From a region of the Carettochelys insculpta isolate YL-2023 chromosome 29, ASM3395843v1, whole genome shotgun sequence genome:
- the LOC142003295 gene encoding transcription factor Sp5-like, whose amino-acid sequence MFQLWGSEVPGGSRLSAQAPAFGLPKAQYPGHMAPELPLTPPAEPTCSFELSPVKVLASHGLPSAHFPEGQDYPGFLPCPGGTAARPLGPAPPAATTPGGPADNAPWWSLQQPVPTFPLSQPLLLGPQPPLAALLHGSPKGLLGPARRCRCPNCQAGAEVPGRKKQHLCHLPGCGKAYGKTSHLKAHLRWHAGERPFACAWLYCGKTFTRSDELQRHLRTHTGEKRFGCQGCGKRFLRSDHLAKHLKTHQGRRPQAQPGTLEPE is encoded by the coding sequence AtgtttcagctgtggggcagcgaGGTGCCAGGCGGCTCCAGGCTGAGTGCCCAAGCCCCGGCCTTTGGGCTGCCCAAGGCGCAGTACCCAGGGCACATGGCCCCCGAGCTGCCGCTCACCCCGCCAGCCGAGCCCACCTGCTCCTTCGAGCTGTCGCCCGTCAAGGTCTTGGCATCCCACGGCCTGCCCAGTGCCCACTTCCCCGAGGGGCAGGACTACcccggcttcctgccctgccccggggGCACGGCCGCCCGGCCCCTTGGCCCCgctcccccagctgccaccaccccagggGGCCCGGCAGACAACGCCCCCTGGTGGAGCCTGCAGCAGCCCGTGCCCACCTTCCCGCTgagccagcccctcctgctggggccacagccccccctggctgccctgctaCACGGCTCCCCCAaggggctgctgggccctgcccggcGCTGCCGCTGCCCCAACTGCCAGGCAGGTGCCGAGGTGCCCGGCCGGAAGAAGCAGCACCTGTGCCACCTGCCAGGCTGCGGGAAGGCCTATGGGAAGACATCACACCTGAAGGCCCACCTGCGGTGGCATGCGGGCGAGCGGCCCTTCGCCTGCGCCTGGCTCTACTGCGGCAAGACCTTCACCCGCTCGGACGAGCTGCAGCGCCACCTGCGCACGCACACCGGCGAGAAGCGCTTCGGCTGCCAGGGCTGCGGCAAACGCTTCCTGCGCAGCGACCACCTGGCCAAGCACCTGAAGACGCACCAGGGGCGGcggccccaggcccagccggGCACCCTCGAGCCAGAGTGA